One genomic window of Vigna radiata var. radiata cultivar VC1973A unplaced genomic scaffold, Vradiata_ver6 scaffold_373, whole genome shotgun sequence includes the following:
- the LOC106780158 gene encoding glycine-rich cell wall structural protein: MVSRVLLFALLGVLVCTIDGRKLGSEKGGFRDEKNFFHRPGFGGGVGGGGGGGFGGGGGGGLGGGSGGGFGAGGGAGAGGGAGGGFGGGGGGGFGGGGGAGGGAGFGGGSGFGGGAGAGAGGGLGGGGGFGGGGGAGGGLGGGLGGGAGGGFGGGAGVGGGFP; the protein is encoded by the coding sequence ATGGTTTCAAGGGTTCTTCTTTTTGCGCTTCTTGGTGTGCTTGTTTGCACCATTGATGGAAGGAAGCTTGGGAGTGAGAAGGGTGGTTTTAGGGATGAGAAGAACTTCTTTCACCGTCCGGGCTTTGGAGGAGGTGTAGGAGGAGGAGGTGGAGGTGgttttggtggtggtggaggaggagggTTAGGTGGTGGCTCCGGAGGAGGGTTTGGTGCTGGTGGTGGTGCAGGTGCCGGTGGTGGAGCCGGAGGAGGCTTCGGgggcggtggtggtggaggatTTGGCGGTGGCGGTGGAGCCGGTGGAGGAGCTGGATTTGGTGGAGGGTCTGGATTTGGAGGTGGTGCTGGTGCTGGTGCTGGTGGCGGCCTCGGAGGTGGAGGAGGGTTTGGAGGTGGCGGTGGTGCTGGCGGTGGACTTGGGGGTGGACTTGGCGGTGGCGCCGGAGGTGGATTTGGCGGAGGAGCTGGTGTCGGAGGTGGATTTCCTTGA
- the LOC106780151 gene encoding imidazole glycerol phosphate synthase hisHF, chloroplastic, producing the protein MEAPSFAYSASSSSLLSLRKTPLSSPRLSCFGNTKHRNFSVRASSSGDSVVTLLDYGAGNVRSVRNAIRFLGFEIKDVQTPQDILNASRLVFPGVGAFAAAMEVLSKTGMDEALCSYIEKDRPFLGICLGLQLLFESSEENGPVKGLGLIPGTVGRFDSSNGFRVPHIGWNALQITKDSGILDDVGNHHVYFVHSYRAMPSDDNSEWISSKCDYGDKFIASIRRGNVHAVQFHPEKSGDVGLSILRRFLNPKSNMTKKPGEVKASKLAKRVIACLDVRANDKGDLVVTKGDQYDVREHTNENEVRNLGKPVDLAGQYYKDGADEVSFLNITGFRDFPLGDLPMLQVLRYTSENVFVPLTVGGGIRDFTDSTGRYYSSLEVASEYFRSGADKISIGSDAVYAAEEYLRTGVKTGKTSLEQISRVYGNQAVVVSIDPRRVYVKDPNDVQLKTVRVSNLGPNGEEYAWYQCTVNGGREGRPIGAYELAKAVEELGAGEILLNCIDCDGQGKGFDVDLIKLISDAVSIPVIASSGAGAPAHFSEVFNKTNASAALAAGIFHRKEVPIQSVKEHLLKEGIEVRI; encoded by the exons ATGGAGGCGCCGTCTTTTGCTTATTctgcttcctcttcctctctccTCTCTCTTCGCAAAACGCCACTCTCATCTCCGAGATTATCCTGTTTCGGCAATACCAAACACAGAAACTTCTCAGTTCGTGCCTCCTCTTCTGGGGATTCTG TTGTGACTTTGCTTGATTACGGTGCTGGCAATGTTCGGAGTGTCAGGAATGCAATCAGATTCCTCGGGTTTGAAATCAAAGAT gtACAAACCCCGCAAGATATTTTGAATGCAAGTCGGTTAGTTTTTCCTGGGGTTGGAGCATTTGCTGCCGCCATGGAGGTGTTAAGCAAAACTGg AATGGATGAAGCATTATGTTCATATATTGAAAAAGATCGTCCATTTTTGGGGATTTGTCTAGGACTTCAGCTACTTTTTGAATCTAGTGAGGAGAATGGACCAG TGAAAGGTCTTGGCTTGATACCTGGAACTGTTGGGCGATTTGACTCATCAAATGGTTTTAGAGTACCACATATTGGCTGGAATGCTTTACAAATCACGAAGGACTCAGGAATTTTGGATGATGTTGGAAATCACCATGTCTATTTTGTGCACTCTTATCGTGCCATGCCT tcaGATGACAACAGTGAGTGGATATCCTCCAAATGTGACTATGGTGACAAATTTATAGCATCTATTAGAAGAGGAAATGTTCATGCAGTTCAATTCCACCCAGAGAAGAGTGGAG ATGTTGGTCTCTCTATTTTGAGAAGATTCTTGAATCCAAAGTCAAACATGACAAAG AAGCCTGGGGAAGTCAAAGCTTCAAAACTTGCAAAGAGG GTGATTGCTTGTCTTGATGTGAGAGCAAACGATAAAGGGGACCTTGTTGTAACCAAAGGAGATCAGTATGATGTAAGAGAACATACAAATGAGAACGAG GTAAGGAATCTTGGCAAGCCAGTTGATCTTGCTGGACAGTACTATAAAGATGGAGCTGATGAG GTCAGCTTTCTAAACATTACTGGATTTCGGGACTTCCCTCTTGGTGATTTACCTATGCTGCAG GTATTACGATACACATCAGAAAATGTTTTTGTACCGTTAACTGTCGGTGGAGGAATTAGAGATTTCACAGATTCAACCGGAAG GTACTATTCTAGTTTGGAAGTTGCTTCAGAATACTTTAGGTCTGGGGCTGATAAGATTTCCATTGGAAGTGATGCAGTTTATGCTGCAGAAGAATATTTAAGAACCGGA GTAAAAACTGGAAAGACCAGCTTGGAGCAGATATCAAGAGTTTATGGGAATCAG GCAGTGGTTGTTAGTATTGATCCCCGTAGAGTGTATGTAAAGGATCCTAATGATGTGCAATTGAAGACCGTAAGGGTTTCAAATCTAG GTCCAAATGGAGAAGAGTATGCATGGTATCAATGTACA GTTAATGGAGGGAGAGAAGGCCGACCAATTGGTGCCTATGAACTAGCAAAAGCAGTTGAAGAGCTTGGCGCTGGAGAAATACTACTTAATTGCATCGATTGTGATG GTCAAGGGAAAGGATTTGATGTAGATTTAATTAAGTTGATATCAGACGCTGTAAGTATCCCTGTGATTGCAAGTAGTGGTGCTGGCGCTCCTGCACACTTTTCTGAGGTGTTCAATAAAACAAATGCATCAGCAGCACTTGCTGCTGGCATTTTTCACAGAAAAGAG GTGCCTATTCAGTCTGTAAAAGAGCATTTGTTGAAGGAAGGCATTGAAGTCCGAATCTAA